TTAACTAAGAAAAATGCtatatatacaataaaaattatacgCTTACATGTTACTTTCGAAATTATAAGAGTCCGACTTGGCCTCGCCTGCATTGTGGGTCTATATAAACAAGTCCCCAGTTTCAGTATTCTTCACCATTATACAAACTTTCAACCACtaattattaaattatgaaGCTAAGCTTATTGCTGCTAATGTGTTTTCCTCCCTTTGTAATTCTCATTTCATTACACAGTCTTAGCTCGGTTGTTGTTGCATCAACAAATCTCGATGTCCGAAACGAGAATTTGCAAACATACATTGTGCATGTTGAGCCACAATATTCACAAGATCTACAGGCATGGTACCATTCATTTGTGCCAGTGCCAAATACAGAAACCTCCAcaagaaaatcaagaattctaTATTTCTACAACAATGTCCTGTCAGGTTTTGCTGCTGAACTATCAGCGGATGATTTGAAAACCATACGACAGAAGGATGGATTCGTTTCGGCACGTCCCGAACGTGTTATCCCTCTGCACACGACCCACTCCCCCAACTTCTTGGGGTTGAATCAGAACTTGGGATTTTGGGACAGCTCCAACTATGGGAAGGGTGTCATTATTGGAATTTTGGACACCGGGATATCTCCTGATCACCCGTCGTTCAGCGACAAAGGGATGCCTCCTCCGCCTAGTAGATGGAAGGGGAAGTGTGAGTTCAATTTCACAGCCTGTAACAACAAGATTATTGGAGCTAGATATTTCGGGAATGTGGTTGGAACCCCGTTGGATCAAGACGGGCACGGCACACATACTGCTAGCACAGCTGCTGGAGCTTTTGTTGAAGGTGCCAACGTTTTCGGTAATGCTAATGGCACGGCCGTTGGGATGGCACCTCTTGCTCATCTGGCGATTTACAAAGTGTGTGGCACGATAGGCTGCACAGAGAGTGCCATTCTTGCTGCCATGGACGTGGCCATCGATGATGGCGTGGACATTCTTTCGCTGTCTCTTGGTGGCGATTCCTTTCCCTTCTATGAAGACAGCGTCGCGCTTGGCGCGTATAGTGCTATGGAGAAGGGGATTTTTGTCAGCTGCTCGGGAGGGAATTTCGGTCCGTTCAACCAGTCTTTGTCGAATGAGGCTCCGTGGATCCTGACGGTTGGCGCGAGTACAATTGACAGGAAGATAAGAGCTACCCTGGTGCTTGGAAACAATGAGGAACTGGATGGTGAATCAGCTTTTCAGCCAAAAGACTTCCCTGGAACAGCATTGCCCCTTGTTTACCCTGGAGCAAATTCCAGCGATCCGATGGCACGAATTTGCACCGCGGACTCGCTGAACCACGATGATCTCAGAGGAAAAATTGTGTTGTGTGACATTGGTGGCGGCATTACAAGAATTCGCAAAGGAATAGCTGTCAAGAACGCCGGTGGCGCGGCCATGGTTCTTCTGAATCAGGAATACATGGGATACACCACCAGCGCGGAGGCCCATGATCTTCCGGCTATACACATCAGTTATGCAGATGGACTCAAAGTAAAAGCCTATCTGAATTCAACTTCCACCCCTGTATCCTCTATCTTGTATAAAGGAACTATAATTGGAGATGCCAATGCTCCAGCTGTTGCCGGGTTTTCATCCAGGGGACCTAGCCTGGCCAGCCCTGGAATTCTCAAACCCGATATCATCGGCCCTGGCGTGAACATCCTCGCGGCCTGGCCTCTCTCTGTCGAAAACAACACGAACACCaaatcaacattcaacattgTCTCAGGAACATCAATGTCTTGTCCACATTTGAGTGGCGTAGCGGCCTTGCTAAAAAACGCGCATCCTGATTGGTCACCTGCTGCAATCAAATCCGCTATCATGACCAGTGCTGATCTAGTAAACCTTGCAGGTGACCATATCGAGGATCAAACGCTTCTCCCTGCTGACGTATTCGCCACAGGCGCAGGCCATGTCAATCCCGGGAAAGCAACTGATCCAGGACTGGTTTACGACATCCATCCTGGTGACTACATTCCGTACCTGTGCGGCCTGAATTACACGAGCCGGCAGGTTGGCGTCATCCTTCAACGCAAGGTAGATTGCCTCGTCGAGTCCAGTATACCGGAAGCACAACTGAATTACCCGTCATTCTCCGTCGTTCTTGGATCAGATCCTCAGACGTATACCAGGACGATTACTAACGTTGGCGAGGCTGATTCATCCTATGACTTGGAGATTGTTTCGCCTCCCGGTGTGGATGTATCTGTTGAACCAAGTGTCCTGAGTTTCTCGGAAGTGAATCAGAAATTGGCATATAATACGACGTTTAGCCGATCAAGACATCAGGTTGACAATGTGTTTTCTCAAGGATTCCTGAATTGGAAATCTGCCAAGTATTCAGTGAGGAGTCCAATAGCAGTTGTATTTCAATGAGAGGGAAGAAACCAATCACTTGTCTCCAATAAATGAATTTTGTagatggattttatatattacttgtttcTAAAATATGGACTAAATCAATCCTTTCTCATAGATATAAATCTGTGACATCGTTTGATAAAAAACCCACTCGAATTGAAAATAGAACAACGACAAACTCTTTAAGAAATTGAGGAATATGTAGGCTGTAGCATGCCAAGGTTGTAATTGTCAAAGCACAAAAAGTTTATTATTCGGTCAATCTTAACATTACAATAAATATTTCCAACAAATTATCATTGACAACAATGATTATAAGCAAAACATGAATTCACCACAAGAATAAGCTCGAGTTACACAAAAATAGAAGGGCCTAAAAAATTAACACAACATCGGACCTTTCATTACCATTGGCATTTTGATATCTGAGCCACTGAAAGGTCACATATCATCTCAAAATTATAGTTGTTTTCCTGTACAATTCATTGATACAGCACGAGCTAAACTAATGAGTTCATATACATCATTGAGTACAGACTACTGATACTACAAGAATTACGCATCAGTTTCATTTTCAACGGCTCAAAAGTTAATAATAGCTCCCAAACGAAGGCTGTGTCGCGGAGAAATGAAACTGATAATATTACGGCATGAGATTAACCAGGAAACTTTTACAATCCTGCTCTTTATTCAAGAGATTGGCGGTAGGTTCGTTTCTTTAAACTGCTGGCTGACTGCCTGTAACATGATAATCAAGTTACAAATCAGTACCTCATTTTTACATGGATGCTGTTTAAAAGTCAAGTATTGAGATTGAGAAAATGGCTGTAATGCTTTTGCCATTGTCGGTAACTGAAGACCAACTAAATGATTCCAGTTGAAGAAAAATAAGTGAAGACTAATGAGATGATTctagtaaaaaaataataaaaaaatgtgaAGATAATTGTTCGAAATTAGAGTGAAATGTTGGTACACTTACGACTCATCTGAACGTTCTTTGCTAGATGATGACTTCTGGAAGCTCGCAGATGGTCCACCAACCTGTTAACAAAGCATGATCACCACTTAAACTAGTTTGTATCCAATATAGACCATCTCAGATGTAATTTGCACATACTTCTTAAGATTTGGTCCTAGGCATTAAAAATTTAAGCCTGAAAGCTGCCCCTTGGAAAGCTAATCCAAGAGCAATTTTACCACAGTACTAGAATTTAAAGTTATTCTTCCATAGAAATATATGGCACAGATAGCTTTGGATTTCAACTAAGGTTTATCACTAAATTTGCATAAATTTCTTGAAAGTTGCACTAATCAAATTCTCTCCCCAAACCCATGGTTATCCACCTAAAGTCCGTTCCCCACTTCAGAAAGTATCTAATTTAAAAATgctaaaacaaaacaaaaactacAAATATCGTGGGGCTTTAGAAAGCGCGGGTACACATGAAGATCATCGCCAGAGTGTTTTAAGACAAGGAAAATTAATAACTAGTGTAACATACTCgagaaaatattaaaaaggatcatgattcatgcatgtacgGCTGTGTTTCAACTTTAAGTTTTCAGTAGCCAATGTATCCACTAAAATCGTCTTTTTCTGTTATTAATACACAAGGTAGCAACACAGCAAGTATCAGGCATACTGACAGAGTGGTGAAATTTTCTGCTGCTTTGGTTATGGGCTTCAAGGTACTCTTCATAGCTCTGCATGATGAAATGAACGAGTCAATCATCAGCAAGCGAACTTTCAGCTCAAATCCTTACCTCTGGCAAAAATGTTTTTAACTCCACAACACAGCAGAAATATCTAGAAATAAAAGTTGACAACAACAGAATTGAACACCGTAAAATGGAAAAGCTTTGCATAATTTATAAACCATCCCTACATCAAATCAATAGAGGCTTCAATGCACTGCAGTGGTTTCAGAAATCTAGTAAAGAAGGTTACAAGGTAAGAACAACAATTGTGATTTCTGATGCACCATGACAGCAATTCATTGACAAAGCTTGATGAGACACCTATACCATTTCCAGTATATCGTCTTCTGTAAGAGTGCCATCAAGGGTTCTCCACTCTGCTGACAAGCCCCAGCTATCAATTCTAGAAGAATTATTCAAGCTACTAGTTGCACTTCCATTAATTTGACAATGTTTTGACTGTTTTACATTTGATGTCCCATAAAACATTGATGATTTATCAGGTAAACAGGAACGATGTTGTTGCAAATGAAATCCACTTGCTTCAGCTTGATGCTGATAGAGTAAAGGCGGAAAAAGCATGGGTGCCATGTGCGCTAGAGGTTCGTTAAAATCTTCATCTTGTTTAGACTGGAATGGCTCTAGATAAGACCTTCTTTGAGGAAAATCGTACCCAAAGGCTTCGTCCCTGCAAAAGATAAATTGCACTGATaaatgccaaaaaaaaaaaaaacaaccacCATCAAGTATGAACAATAAAGCTTCACTTCGATAACTGATTAATTACCTTTTCAAGCTAGCAACCATATTATTTCCCTGGTCAAGAAGGTCACAAAGAGCTTCACCAATATCCTGAGGCAGCtcctgaaaataataaaacctGGTGGTATTAATTTATTGACAATAACACATTTAGATATCCTTCAAAAGCTAGAATAATAAAATACCTGACAGTCCCTGCTGATTTTTACAGGCTTGTGGTCATTCCATGGATTTTTTAAATGAAGAGTACTCTGGAAAGGCAGATCATGTAAACATAGCCACTTGACTTTAAAACTGCGTCCCCAAGGGTTATTTTTTCCACTACCTTGACTCCAAATATTATCCCTTCTCCAACCAACTGAAGATATCATTTGGGCATACCCTTGGAAGAAGCCACTCATGTTGACACTAAATATAAGAATCACTTTGCTGGAATTCTGCATAATTACTTAAACTGCATTATTTATATTCATAATATATATTGCCACCCACGATCAGGCGCTACTGACAGTAAGAACCTTgtattacacacacacacacacgtgaTTATGATAAAATGGTTCAAAGGGGGCCCAATAATCTTACAAGAATAAAATTTAAGAGATCTTACTAGAAAGGCTTCTTCAAGAATAGGCTCATTCATGACTTGTGTAGCCCAAATTCCTTGCTTTATCGACAATTGGATATTTTGATGATTCAAGCTCTTAATAACAAAATATCTGGTATTATTCAATTCAGCCCTCTTCATTTTATTTGAAGTTCCCACACCATCGTAAGAATTCGGTTGATCGTCTGCCCCCGAGTGAGAAGCTTCCTCGTTTAATTTACCTCTTGGACTTGCTGCCAGAGGTATTCAAAGCATTTAAACATGAAAGTTAAAACTTAGCAGTTAACATCCATGTCAGAAAACATATCTTTGAGGGCATATCCAGACACCAAGTATGCTAAATAACTCTATATTAATTATCTCTACATGAATAAGTTTGAAAAGCACTGCAGCAGTTCTAGAGACAAAAACAAAGCCCTGACGCCAAGATGGAAACATGATGACAAAGATGGCGTTCATAAGCACAAAATAATCACGAAATGTCAAACTCACACTTGTGTTATCTTACAACAATTAAAACCTACAGATTTCACTATTATATAAGAAAATACTGATAATGAGATAACTTTAAAAGGGAAAATTACATTTTTTATCCTgtaatttgcattttttttcacttttggtCATATTAACAATGAATTTGCATTTTtaggaccaaaaatgaaaaataaaaaaataaacatacaAGTCAAagcataaaaaaatgaaaacaaacatatatgttgaaccaaaaaatgaaaattcactGCAAATCTGTAACAGGATCAAAAATGGGAAAAAAACATGCAAGTTACAGCACTAAAATTGCAAATTCACCGTTAACGacataaaagaaaagaaaagaatatagaGTTAACTTAAATGACATTCACCTGGTGTgcttgatttcacttggtctttTATGCATTCAGTCTCTGACGAATCAACCAAGGGTGTAATTTCTTTTACAGTAGATGACATGCCCATCTGACCTCCTACGTCCAAGGAAGCAACTATAGAAGAAACTACAGATTAAACATAGAAAGTTAACTCCAGAACAACCAAACTCTAATTAAAAAGATGTAATTTGAAAAAAGAAGTGGAGAGAAATAAACAAATAACGCCAAAGTAGTGATAATACAGTAACATCAAGCATAGCTAAACATATCAAACCCATGTCGAGTACAACACCAAGAGATTGGATATAATGTGAAAATTTTAAATCTCATAACACTAAAATGTACCATAGCATTGACATTGTAAGCAAAAGAATGGTGGGATCTGTTTTAATTCATAAATAATGACAATCTACTCAAACACAATGTTGGAATAAATGTAGTCGTGCAGAAACTATTTAACTAGAAAACAAATTTAGTGGCTACTGGCTAAAGAGCCTGAAATGATTTCAAGAGAATCCAGAAGTAATACAACGTGCCCAAACCTAGACCAAGATTAAAGAAATTACAGTAAAAGGACAACGCAAGCACTTGAGAAAGTTGTGGTTTCAGTAAACCAGTAAAGACACACATCTTCTATGTTGCGCACAGTTTCTCGTGACATGAATTAGCCGAAAAAAATATCCAACCAAATTTTAAACAAACAAACACACTGATCACCAACAGGTACTGTCATTTAATGATGACTTCAAATATGTGTGAAAAAACTCATCTGAACAGTCCGGGCAATTGGTGAATCCAAACTAGTGAATGTGAaaattccaaagtacaacaagACAATGAGGATGCAGGCTCCAAGTGCAAATGGAGTCTATATCTCTCCTAATAGAAATCACTAGAGCAATCCACAAATTACATCCTTTAGCATTGTTGAACATCGTTTAATTACTGTTAGTTGAAATTTTTACTTACTATATCAACTGTAGCCAAAATATTAGCCAACAGGACCAAGTTCTAAATCGAGTGACAAGGGTGTGTGTTGCAGGAAAATCAAAACTTCCAATCTCACCAGTGGCTGCTGCCAACTCAACTTTCATTGTTGGTGCATCGCATGTGATATAAAAGGTAAATTAGACCATAACATGCACAAAAGGAAATCATACACATCCCAGCAATATAATCAAAACTAAAGACAACGCATCCAATTAAATTTTACAACTTCAAATTCCAACACGCTGTACTTCATAAACAATACAAAATCAAGTAAACCCAGAACTTCCATTTCCGATTGGTCCACTTTGCTGAAACATCCTGCATTGAACTTCACTGTTCAAACCCTCACAAGAGACCAAAATGAAGCATGCTCCCCATTACAATAAACCCGCAGGAATggaaaaaaagcaaaaaaaaataataaaggaAAAACGAAAAGAAAACAGCAATTACTAGTTACTACACAGGAAAACGCTTACCCGTACAAATAAGTATATCAGAAGCCGAAAAGACACAGCATAACGACATACCTTCTTGGATGTGGAGGAATTTGAAGAGAGATTAAAGAACAAAGATTTGAGTGTGAGTTTTGATAATGTCTTTTAGGTTTTTTTTCCCCCTTttctttctcttttatttttatttttatttcttatcctttttttttttcccctctCAGACAAAGAACACGGGAATTTACGAGGAGTAGGTtcatttcaatttatttatacAGACATTATCCGATGATAGATTTAAAGGTTCTCATTTATTAATATATGCGGGAtccactaaaaaataatggatCTCATATTTATTGATAAATGTCCACCGTTAGATCTACTTTAAAACAGTGCCTATATAGGTACGATCTAACTTACCCGAGGAATGTGTGCAATGTACGTTAGAGTGTGCAAACACGTATTGAtttggttttttatttttaaaaaaaaactcgaaCAAAATTATTTAATCGCAATCGGTTTTAATCAAATCGTTAATAATTGTAAATCAAATGGTTGGTACCAAAGCTAGATTTTCGGTTGGGTAATACTACATGTACACTGATGGTTACACGTTGGATTACAcattgcacttgaaattacatgattatcctaaatgcatttttgaaagattttttccaaataaagtgcatggataatcatgtaatttcaagtgcaataTGTAACCCCATATGTAACCCTCAGTGTACATATATCATTACCTTTTTCGGTTTGATTTTAGACGATTGAGGATTTGAGGTTAAAGTTTGACTTTTTGTCCTTTAAAATGcaatatttgattattttaaacatGACCTAAATATTCTAAATTCGTTATTTAGTAAAGTGAATTATCTAATTTTAATACTTACGAAAATCGATTTGGTTGGATTTTTTAATCAGAATTTTGAACCAAACCAATTTATTTCAGAAACCGATCCAAACTACATTAAAACCAAACCGGCGgtttgttttggttttggttttggttttgtTGCAGTTTTATTTGGTTCGGATATGTTTCTCccaatgttttcataaccggacTGGTGATCAAACCGATTTATCTTAAAAAAACGATCCAATCGGTCGGatcgttttaaccggacggttGGACCGAAAacccgtttatataatataatataattaataatatattttaaatttttaaaaacctaATAATGTATataaattgaaatatatatatttatcataatttaaaaactaaataaccatataaatatattcaaaatattaattatagttatgttttttaaaaaataaaatttaataaactttaatattactaaaataatatttttaatgaagtaTAAATTCTAAataatcttgtatatatataataaaatattaaattaaggttttaaaattaaaaaactaatttaaaaaaaaatttaaaaaaaaccgaTTGAACCGGTTCGACCGGTTCTTGACCGATTTTGACCGGTTCTGACCATCAAAACGGGTTTTAAGGATAATCTGGACTGGTCAATGACCAGTTTTTGGTCGACCGACCGGTtcaattttgaaaaaatgggTTTCTCTTGACCTCTAGATTTGCAGGATATTAATGCATGTTAATATtaaatgaaatataattttgCATATAATAAATTATCAATTTCTATCTAAATTATAAGTACTACATTTATGTGAGTTTGTTTTTCTCTAATTTagtattgaatttttattttactatttattctcttaaaataaaagtaaaatgtCTATAAATCTCCAAATCCAAACTTAGATTTGggtaaataagaaaaaaaatgtttctATGTTCTTAGAATTCTTTAGATCACATCATTTTTTAGACGAAAAATAGTTACACAAAAGAGATAAATGCTCTCATGTTAGCTTAAacaaaattatttcaaaaaaatcttACTCATCAAATTTATGAAATGCATCGAAAAAATGCTCTCATGTTAGCTTAAacaaaattatttcaaaaaaatctcACTCATTAAATTTATGAAATACATCTAAATTAGTTTCgatgaataaaaaattattattatcaatataaataaaaatcaaataaatcgtCTCATCTCATCTCACGAATACACGTCCACGAGAACAAGACTTATTATTCATTTTAAGTCGCCCTTAAAAAGGTTACCGTAGGCAGCAATTAAAGAattaataagatggatactTCCAGTTTCCATTAAGACAATCTGTCGAACATGTACCACGCGTCCTCCCACGTGTTTTCCTTTGCATCTTTTTCTTTCTTCTACCCATATTACCATCAGCTTCAGCTCCCCTCTCTTCGCCTGCAAGAACCCACAACATGCACTTCTTCAGAACCTCCCTCCGTTTCCTCAAGTCCAATTCGTACAGTTACACCAGACCCTTCACCACCCTCGAAGCCGCCGGCCCAATCAACTGCCTCCTGGAAACCAGATCCGTCATCCGTTTTAAAGGACCCGAGACCATCAAGTTTCTGCAGGGGCTTGTGACCAACGATGTACAGAGCCTCGGCAATCCACTTCCCGCGGGTGAGAACAGCGTCACTCCCAATATGCCGGTGGCTGTGTCGCCTACGGTGTACGCCGCATTGTTGAATCCTCAGGGGAGGTTTCTTTACGACCTTTTCCTGTATAGGCCAACCCGGCCGGATGAGAAGGTCGACCGGAGTGGGTCTGGACCCGGGCCGGACCCGGGTGAGGTTGAGATTTACGCGGATGTTGATGCGTCTGTCGCGGATGAGCTCTTGGAGACTTTAAAGAAGTGAGTGCTTCaactttttattgtaaatattagTTTGATTTAGAATGTGTTGAAGTTAGATTACGTATATCCGCACAATCGCATTTCGGTATTTCTTCTCGAGTTTGCTCATTTATTTGACATGCAAACGAACCAAGAAAGTGGCCAAGGCGTGATCCGATGGTTTGAGGGAAGCAATTGTTTGGGAAAAAAATTGGAAACCTGGCAAATTAAAGGAAACGAAGTTCtttttctagattttgatgGTTCTGATTTGCATATAGATGCTGCTTATTGTGATA
This portion of the Henckelia pumila isolate YLH828 unplaced genomic scaffold, ASM3356847v2 CTG_80:::fragment_1, whole genome shotgun sequence genome encodes:
- the LOC140873643 gene encoding uncharacterized protein isoform X1, producing the protein MSLCCVFSASDILICTVSSIVASLDVGGQMGMSSTVKEITPLVDSSETECIKDQVKSSTPASPRGKLNEEASHSGADDQPNSYDGVGTSNKMKRAELNNTRYFVIKSLNHQNIQLSIKQGIWATQVMNEPILEEAFLNSSKVILIFSVNMSGFFQGYAQMISSVGWRRDNIWSQGSGKNNPWGRSFKVKWLCLHDLPFQSTLHLKNPWNDHKPVKISRDCQELPQDIGEALCDLLDQGNNMVASLKRDEAFGYDFPQRRSYLEPFQSKQDEDFNEPLAHMAPMLFPPLLYQHQAEASGFHLQQHRSCLPDKSSMFYGTSNVKQSKHCQINGSATSSLNNSSRIDSWGLSAEWRTLDGTLTEDDILEMSYEEYLEAHNQSSRKFHHSVGGPSASFQKSSSSKERSDESQSASSLKKRTYRQSLE
- the LOC140873643 gene encoding uncharacterized protein isoform X3, which translates into the protein MGMSSTVKEITPLVDSSETECIKDQVKSSTPASPRGKLNEEASHSGADDQPNSYDGVGTSNKMKRAELNNTRYFVIKSLNHQNIQLSIKQGIWATQVMNEPILEEAFLNSSKVILIFSVNMSGFFQGYAQMISSVGWRRDNIWSQGSGKNNPWGRSFKVKWLCLHDLPFQSTLHLKNPWNDHKPVKISRDCQELPQDIGEALCDLLDQGNNMVASLKRDEAFGYDFPQRRSYLEPFQSKQDEDFNEPLAHMAPMLFPPLLYQHQAEASGFHLQQHRSCLPDKSSMFYGTSNVKQSKHCQINGSATSSLNNSSRIDSWGLSAEWRTLDGTLTEDDILEMSYEEYLEAHNQSSRKFHHSVGGPSASFQKSSSSKERSDESQSASSLKKRTYRQSLE
- the LOC140873698 gene encoding subtilisin-like protease, encoding MCFPPFVILISLHSLSSVVVASTNLDVRNENLQTYIVHVEPQYSQDLQAWYHSFVPVPNTETSTRKSRILYFYNNVLSGFAAELSADDLKTIRQKDGFVSARPERVIPLHTTHSPNFLGLNQNLGFWDSSNYGKGVIIGILDTGISPDHPSFSDKGMPPPPSRWKGKCEFNFTACNNKIIGARYFGNVVGTPLDQDGHGTHTASTAAGAFVEGANVFGNANGTAVGMAPLAHLAIYKVCGTIGCTESAILAAMDVAIDDGVDILSLSLGGDSFPFYEDSVALGAYSAMEKGIFVSCSGGNFGPFNQSLSNEAPWILTVGASTIDRKIRATLVLGNNEELDGESAFQPKDFPGTALPLVYPGANSSDPMARICTADSLNHDDLRGKIVLCDIGGGITRIRKGIAVKNAGGAAMVLLNQEYMGYTTSAEAHDLPAIHISYADGLKVKAYLNSTSTPVSSILYKGTIIGDANAPAVAGFSSRGPSLASPGILKPDIIGPGVNILAAWPLSVENNTNTKSTFNIVSGTSMSCPHLSGVAALLKNAHPDWSPAAIKSAIMTSADLVNLAGDHIEDQTLLPADVFATGAGHVNPGKATDPGLVYDIHPGDYIPYLCGLNYTSRQVGVILQRKVDCLVESSIPEAQLNYPSFSVVLGSDPQTYTRTITNVGEADSSYDLEIVSPPGVDVSVEPSVLSFSEVNQKLAYNTTFSRSRHQVDNVFSQGFLNWKSAKYSVRSPIAVVFQ
- the LOC140873643 gene encoding uncharacterized protein isoform X2; this encodes MSLCCVFSASDILICTVSSIVASLDVGGQMGMSSTVKEITPLVDSSETECIKDQVKSSTPASPRGKLNEEASHSGADDQPNSYDGVGTSNKMKRAELNNTRYFVIKSLNHQNIQLSIKQGIWATQVMNEPILEEAFLNSSKVILIFSVNMSGFFQGYAQMISSVGWRRDNIWSQGSGKNNPWGRSFKVKWLCLHDLPFQSTLHLKNPWNDHKPVKISRDCQELPQDIGEALCDLLDQGNNMVASLKRDEAFGYDFPQRRSYLEPFQSKQDEDFNEPLAHMAPMLFPPLLYQHQAEASGFHLQQHRSCLPDKSSMFYGTSNVKQSKHCQINGSATSSLNNSSRIDSWGLSAEWRTLDGTLTEDDILEMVGGPSASFQKSSSSKERSDESQSASSLKKRTYRQSLE